A region of Salvelinus namaycush isolate Seneca unplaced genomic scaffold, SaNama_1.0 Scaffold1427, whole genome shotgun sequence DNA encodes the following proteins:
- the LOC120036674 gene encoding spore coat protein SP85-like, translating into MLCLPPNHAASQPFNLPATLPPRQPFNHPATQPFNYPATQPFNYPATQPFNYPATQPFNHPVTQPFNHPATQPFNHPATQPFNYPATQPFNHPATQPFNHSATQPHCHPDSPSTTQPFNYPATQPFNHPATQPFNHPATQPATRQPALPSHPGSQPPFSHPGNQPFSHLGSQPLNHSHPGNQPFSHPATQATSPSATQAASPSATQPPKQPALQPPSHPGNQPFSHLGSQPFNNSHQGSQPFSHPASHPPSQPARHCHTHW; encoded by the exons ATGCTATGCCTG CCACCCAACCACGCAGCCAGCCAGCCCTTCAACCTCCCAGCCACATTGCCACCCAGACAACCCTTCaaccacccagccacccagcccttCAActacccagccacccagcccttCAActacccagccacccagcccttCAACTACCCAGCCACCCAACCCTTCAACCACCCAGTCACCCAGCCCTTCAACCACCCAG ccacccagcccttCAACCACCCAGCCACACAGCCCTTCAActacccagccacccagcccttcaaccacccagccacccagcccttCAACCACTCAGCCACACAGCCACATTGCCACCCAGACAGCCCTTCAACCACCCAACCCTTCAActacccagccacccagcccttCAACCACCCAGCCACACAGCCCTTCaaccacccagccacccagccagccacccGGCAGCCAGCCCTTCCCAGCCACCCAGGCAGCCAGCCC CCCTTCAGCCACCCAGGCAACCAGCCCTTCAGCCATCTGGGCAGCCAGCCCCTCAACCACAGCCACCCAGGCAACCAGCCCTtcagccacccagccacccaggcAACCAGCCCTTCAGCCACCCAAGCAGCCAGCCCTtcagccacccagccacccaaGCAGCCAGCCCTtcagccacccagccacccaggcAACCAGCCCTTCAGCCATCTGGGCAGCCAGCCCTTCAACAACAGCCACCAAGGCAGCCAGCCCTTCAGCCACCCAGCCTCCCACCCACCCAGTCAGCCAGCTAGACATTGCCACACTCACTGG